The sequence TTTCGGCCCAAGCTGCCGAGCTGCGGACCCTGGTATCCCGCTTCACTCTCAGTGGCGTCGCCCACACCCCCGCCATGCAGAGGCCCGCAGCGGCAACACCCTCGCCGCGGCCCGAGGCGCCGACTGCCGCGCCTTCCGCGAGCACCGGGTCGAGCGCGGCGCAGATGATCCCCTTTGACGAAGAGGAAGCGGCCGTCCTCCAGGAATTCTGATATTCGACCTGCCCCCGGCTGAGCAGAGGATTCCGGCCTGGCGATGTAGGGAGGCTGTTGTGATCAAGGTTCTCATCGTCGACGATTCAGCGGTGGTGCGGTCCACACTCAAGCGGGCACTGAGCGCCCACGGCGATATCCACGTCGTCGGCGCGGCTGTCGACCCCTATGTGGCGCGGGAGTACATCGCCAAATTCGAGCCGGACGTCTTGACCCTGGATATCGAGATGCCGCGAATGGATGGGTTGACCTTTCTCGGCAAACTGATGCGCTTTCACCCGATTCCAACGGTCGTGGTCAGTTCACTCACGCCCCAAAACAGCGAGATGGCCATGAGGGCCCTGGCCCTGGGGGCGGTGGCCGTGATCCCCAAGCCGGGCTCCCAACTCTCGGTTCCAGACGTGGAGGATTCGCTGATCCACGCCATTCGCGCCGCATCTGTGGCGCAGGTCCAGCCGCTGAGAGAGCCCAGTGCTCCCCGCCAACCCGTGCCGGACCAGCATCTCGAAACATCTCACAAGATCTTGGCCGTCGGCGCCAGTACCGGGGGTACCGTGGCCATCGAAGAAGTGCTTCGCGAAATGCCTCGCAACACACCCGGCACCGTCATCGCCCAGCACATGCCCCCTGGCTTCACCCGTTCCTTCGCCGAGCGCCTCAACGGCATCTGCCAGGTCGAGGTCCGGGAGGCCGCGGAGGGGGATGACGTGGTACCGGGCGTGGCTCTCGTCGCACCCGGCGGAAGGCACATGGTCCTTGTTCGCGAGGGGGCTCGCTACCGGGTGGGACTCAACGACGACCCCCCAGAACATTTTCAGCGGCCCGCGGTCGATGTCCTCTTCCGCTCCGTCGCCCGCATCGCGGGAGCCAATGCGATTGGTGTCCTGCTGACCGGCATGGGCAGCGACGGCGCCCAGGGTCTGCTCGCCATGCGCAAGGCCGGGGCCCATACGATGGCCCAAGACGAAAAGAGCTGCGTCGTCTTCGGCATGCCCAAGGAAGCGATCAAGCTCTCCGCCGCTGAAACCGTGTGTCCCCTGCGGGAGATCGCCGGCACTGTGCTCAACTCCCGGATCCTGCGCGCAGCCCCCACCGCGATATGAAGGCGGCGGCCGGCCCCCGCATGACTCACGAACCTTCGAGTCGAAGGTCCGGAGGCCCATGCCGGGAGGCTCGCCCGGAGGCCTGAACACCCCCGGTGCGCCGGTGAAACCAGGTCTCCGCGTGCGGGAGAGGCTTTTTGAGCGGGCCGCTAGGCCGCGAGATGCGCCTCGAGGATCTTGGCGTAGCCGATCAATGCCTCGAGCAGGGCGCGGGGCTCGAGGGCCCCCATCTCGAGGATCACCTCCGCCGGATGCGGGCGGCTGACCCGTTGTCGCACCAGCGCCTGCTCGAGTTCCGTGCGGCTGAGCAAACCCTCATCCACCGCCAACTCTCCAAACAGCCGCCCGGGCTCATCGGCCTGCCGCTCGAGGACCGCGAGAACCTGCTTGAGCGAAAGGGCCCTGTCCTTGAGCAGAAGCTGCCCGAGAGGCATCCCCTTGTCCCGGGCCCCGGCTTCCAGGCGCTCGACGTCCTCTTCGGTCAGCAAGCCCTGGTCCACGAGGTAGCGACAGAATCCACTGCTGCATTTCTCCGCCATTTCGACCTCTTCCAAAGACGGTCCGCCCCCACTTTTGGATATTTTTCGCCAGTCGTATGTATAGCACAGCCGCCGCCCGCTCCGCCCCCCCCCGGGGGCGCTTTTCTGGAGGCAAAACAGTAGCCCCCGCCGTATAAATAGCCCCAAGCTTCCATACCTTTGCCACGAAAAGGAATCAACATGCTCGGATCGACCGACCGGAGGACCTTCCTCAAACTCGTTGGCGCCGGCACAGCGGCGCTGGCCACGACCCGCCTTGGGACGGCCGCGAGCGGCCCCCGGCCCCGCATCCATCGCGTACACCACATTCCGGCCCCCGATTTCGCGTCCAGCAACCGGCATCCGGGCCTGGAGTCGCTGCTCTTCTCGATGGCCGCGGACGGCATCCGGTTCTACCAGGGCACGACGCCCCACCCCCTGTCCGGACCCGACGGCCTGATCGCCGCCGACGATACCGTGCTGATCAAGGTCAACGCCCAGTGGAAATATCGGGGTTGCAGCAACAGTGACGTGACCCGGGGCGTCGTACAACGCATCCTCGATCATCCGGACGGTTTTACCGGCGAGGTCGTCATCATCGAAAACGGGCAGGGCCGAGGCTCGCTCAACTGCGATACGACCTCCGGTTGCGATGGGGGCACCCGCGAAGTGCACGCCAACGCTGAAAACGAGGGGCACAGCTTCTCCTGGCTCGTGCAGCAACTCTTCCAGGACGAGCGTGTCGGCGAACGCCTGCTCGATGGTATTCGCACCACGTTCATCACCGCCGACGATCACGACACGGAAGGCTACCGCACCCTGTCCAACGTCTCCTATCCCTGCTTCTTCACGCCCCGGGGAACGCGGGTCGAGTTCAAGGAAGGCCTGTGGAACGGCACTTCCCATGACAGCCAGCGCCTGAAGTGGATCAACATCCCGACGATGAAAGACCACAAGGACCTGAACGTGACTGGCTGCCTGAAGAACATCTACGGGCTGATCACGACCTACAACGAACCGATCCCGCACCACGACCCGAATCAAGGCGGCAAGGTGATGGGCGAGTTCTTCACCCTCGTCCGCCCCGCCACCCTCAATCTCCTCGACCACATCTGGGTTTCCCACGCGAGCCTCTGCGGTTTCCCACCGGACACGACGACACGCCGCAATATGCTGGTGGCCGGCTTCGACCCCTGCGCTCTCGATGCCTGGTCGGCACGTCATGTGCTCTACCCCATTTCGGGGGACCCGGCCCACGATCCGGACATCCCGGGATACTTCCGCTCCTACCTCCTCGACGCCCGCGACACGATCAACGGCAACGGCGGCATTTTCGGCGAAGACTCCACCATCGACGAAGCCGCGGTCATCGCACGGCACCAGGACCAGCGCAAGATCCAGCTCGCTCTCGCGCGCCGAGGTGACGACATCTACCTCGAATGGGCCGGTGCCGCCGCACCCTACCGGCTGGAGCGTGACAGCTCCCCGGACTTCCTGACGGCCCAGATCCTCGCCGACAATCTGACAACCACCGAGTACACCGACCTGGGCGCCGGCGTCGACGGCACGAACTGGTACTACAGGGTCAGCGCCGTCTAGCACCCCGCTCCAAAAGCCTCTTCCGGGCGAGGCACCGGCCTGCAGACCTCAGGGGCAGGAGGACGATGGCCGTCTCGCGCCACCGTCGCTGCCCCGCCCCAGGCCTCCCTCGCCCGTATCGAAGACAGGCGCCACCAGGTAGGTCCAGGCAGTGGCGGGCGGAGGATTCTCTTCCGCCGGCGTGTAGAGAGTCAACACGGAGTGGTGGTAGCACTCTCCCGCATGGGCTGCAGGCGTGCCTCCCGCCTCCCCACGATAGACACTGTACCCGACTGCGGCGTCTTCCGGCTGCCAGGCCAACCATGGCCAGGTCGCGCCCTCATCTCCCGCCGCATGCATCTCC is a genomic window of Acidobacteriota bacterium containing:
- a CDS encoding chemotaxis response regulator protein-glutamate methylesterase codes for the protein MIKVLIVDDSAVVRSTLKRALSAHGDIHVVGAAVDPYVAREYIAKFEPDVLTLDIEMPRMDGLTFLGKLMRFHPIPTVVVSSLTPQNSEMAMRALALGAVAVIPKPGSQLSVPDVEDSLIHAIRAASVAQVQPLREPSAPRQPVPDQHLETSHKILAVGASTGGTVAIEEVLREMPRNTPGTVIAQHMPPGFTRSFAERLNGICQVEVREAAEGDDVVPGVALVAPGGRHMVLVREGARYRVGLNDDPPEHFQRPAVDVLFRSVARIAGANAIGVLLTGMGSDGAQGLLAMRKAGAHTMAQDEKSCVVFGMPKEAIKLSAAETVCPLREIAGTVLNSRILRAAPTAI
- a CDS encoding DUF362 domain-containing protein, encoding MLGSTDRRTFLKLVGAGTAALATTRLGTAASGPRPRIHRVHHIPAPDFASSNRHPGLESLLFSMAADGIRFYQGTTPHPLSGPDGLIAADDTVLIKVNAQWKYRGCSNSDVTRGVVQRILDHPDGFTGEVVIIENGQGRGSLNCDTTSGCDGGTREVHANAENEGHSFSWLVQQLFQDERVGERLLDGIRTTFITADDHDTEGYRTLSNVSYPCFFTPRGTRVEFKEGLWNGTSHDSQRLKWINIPTMKDHKDLNVTGCLKNIYGLITTYNEPIPHHDPNQGGKVMGEFFTLVRPATLNLLDHIWVSHASLCGFPPDTTTRRNMLVAGFDPCALDAWSARHVLYPISGDPAHDPDIPGYFRSYLLDARDTINGNGGIFGEDSTIDEAAVIARHQDQRKIQLALARRGDDIYLEWAGAAAPYRLERDSSPDFLTAQILADNLTTTEYTDLGAGVDGTNWYYRVSAV